From a single Peromyscus maniculatus bairdii isolate BWxNUB_F1_BW_parent chromosome 4, HU_Pman_BW_mat_3.1, whole genome shotgun sequence genomic region:
- the Or8k1 gene encoding olfactory receptor 8K1 — protein sequence MEKLNHTAKIQVTEFILLGLTTSPGLKAPLFGIFLIIYLVTLMGNLGMVILTHLDSKLHTPMYFFLRHLSITDLGYSTVIGPKMMVNFVMQQNTISYTGCAVQLTFFEIFIITELFILSAMAYDRYVAICKPLLYVIIMAGKVRWALVLVPYLYSIFVSLLLTIKLFTLSFCGSNVISYFYCDCVPLISLLCSDTHELELIILIFSGCNLLSSLLIVLISYVFIFVAILRMNSKEGRSKAFSTCSSHLTVVVVFYGTLLFIYLQPKSSHTFDVDKMASVFYTLVIPMLNPLIYSLRNKEVKEALKRTFTHGFRIPA from the coding sequence ATGGAGAAACTCAACCACACTGCAAAGATCCAGGTTACTGAGTTTATTCTCTTGGGACTCACTACCAGTCCTGGCCTCAAAGCACCACTCTTTGgaatatttttaatcatatacTTGGTCACACTGATGGGCAATCTGGGCATGGTTATTCTGACTCACTTGGACTCTAAACTACATACCCCTATGTACTTTTTCCTGAGACATTTATCTATCACTGATCTTGGTTACTCCACAGTTATTGGTCCAAAAATGATGGTAAACTTTGTTATGCAGCAAAATACTATTTCTTACACGGGGTGTGCTGTACAGCTGacattctttgagattttcatcATCACTGAACTATTTATCCTCTCAGCCATGGCCTATGATCGCTATGTAGCCATCTGCAAACCTCTTCTCTAcgtgatcatcatggcagggaaagtGCGCTGGGCGCTGGTACTGGTACCCTACCTCTACAGCATCTTTGTGTCACTACTTCTCACAATTAAGTTATTTACACTGTCCTTTTGTGGCTCTAACGTCATCAGTTATTTTTACTGTGACTGTGTCCCTCTGATATCTCTGCTCTGTTCTGACACACATGAATTAGAACTGatcatcttaattttctcaggctGTAATTTACTCTCCTCCCTCTTAATCGTTCTCATATCTTACGTGTTCATTTTTGTGGCAATTCTCAGGATGAACTCCAAGGAGGGGAGGTCCAAAGCCTTCTCCACATGCAGCTCTCATCTGACAGTAGTAGTTGTATTCTATGGAACCCTGCTGTTTATTTACCTGCAACCCAAATCCAGCCATACTTTTGATGTTGATAAAATGGCCTCTGTGTTTTACACGCTAGTCATTCCTATGCTCAATCCATTGATCTAtagtctcagaaacaaagaagTAAAAGAGGCCCTTAAGAGAACTTTTACTCATGGATTCAGAATCCCCGCTTAA